The Chanodichthys erythropterus isolate Z2021 chromosome 14, ASM2448905v1, whole genome shotgun sequence genome window below encodes:
- the LOC137036410 gene encoding cytotoxic T-lymphocyte protein 4-like, whose amino-acid sequence MIITLIRIFIIFIPLGFALQVSQPYRVVGKEGEVSLQCSFGPKSRLEEMQVSLYKGSHGQERICSVFVNLSEPYFTTDGTVNCRGNISSGRVDMIISGLRGVDTDLYRCEIEILFPPPYVRGVGKGTVVYIQETPNCPTASSLSQSQSQRQTSEQEAVKDDLGPLPLLYAILIITSCSFILQIIICKWRASSSMAPMLSQKESYMKF is encoded by the exons ATGATTATCACACTTATTAGAATCTTTATAATATTTATCCCGCTGGGATTCG CCCTGCAGGTGTCTCAGCCTTATCGTGTGGTAGGAAAAGAAGGAGAGGTCTCACTCCAATGCTCCTTTGGTCCAAAGTCAAGGCTAGAGGAAATGCAGGTTTCTCTGTATAAAGGTTCGCATGGTCAGGAGAGGATCTGCAGCGTTTTTGTCAACCTCTCTGAGCCCTACTTTACAACAGATGGCACAGTTAATTGCAGAGGGAATATTAGCTCTGGAAGAGTGGATATGATCATCAGTGGACTCAGAGGGGTAGACACAGACCTCTATCGTTGTGAGATCGAGATTCTCTTCCCACCTCCGTATGTCAGAGGGGTTGGGAAGGGCACTGTTGTTTACATACAAG aaaCCCCAAACTGCCCCACTGCATCCAGCCTGAGCCAGAGTCAAAGCCAGAGGCAGACATCCGAGCAGGAAGCTGTCAAAGATGATCTGGGCCCACTTCCACTGCTATATGCCATTCTAATCATCACTTCCTGCAGCTTTATTCTACAG ATTATCATCTGCAAATGGAGGGCTTCTTCGTCTATGGCACCTATGCTTTCACAAAAAGAGAGCTATATGAAATTCTAA